A region from the Malus domestica chromosome 07, GDT2T_hap1 genome encodes:
- the LOC103435966 gene encoding F-box protein At2g39490, translated as MEKEIADDLFGKLPNEIICRIISFLPSESALETSLISSRWRGLWNTTLAKQITTDDDAADAVSEFVSHFNQLDPLGHPRKLQLHFGKLGDLLLATVAPNNKLRLECSTENRENPRHFGWHLKLNHQRDQTLISHQPSPSTFFVKILYLKSVSSFGNEAVSSMIPSFEYLEKLKIIECEGLQSLHIESSPRLLSLTIFDCQNLKSLHLKTSKLRSFRYRGFVPHIWREHHFNLADAMLDFRQGPGYGGFKSSDFDPMLLTIKNAQVLTLCKWTFQTLIWPSLLPLQANFIFYKLKELWWIDNWEERFSIDPLISFIKLCPALEQLYITNDPKSYCMARTALPWKKVNAQTKLAHLKMIKLVGFTTEEDETTLAEHIRERLSH; from the exons ATGGAGAAGGAAATAGCAGATGATTTGTTTGGCAAATTACCAAATGAAATCATTTGcagaattatttcttttctcccTTCAGAATCTGCATTAGAAACCAGTTTAATCTCAAGTAGGTGGAGAGGCCTGTGGAATACAACTTTAGCGAAGCAGATCACTACAGATGATGATGCAGCTGATGCAGTTTCTGAATTTGTCTCTCACTTTAACCAGCTTGATCCCTTAGGGCATCCCAGAAAGCTGCAACTGCACTTTGGCAAACTTGGCGATCTCCTTTTGGCTACAGTTGCACCCAACAATAAACTCCGTCTGGAGTGTTCGACAGAGAATCGGGAAAATCCAAGGCATTTTGGTTGGCACTTGAAGCTGAATCACCAAAGGGaccaaaccctaatttctcaCCAGCCTTCTCCCTCTACTTTCTTTGTCAAAATTCTTTACCTAAAATCAGTGAGCTCTTTTGGCAATGAAGCAGTTTCTTCTATGATTCCAAGTTTCGAATATCTTGAAAAATTGAAGATCATTGAATGTGAGGGGTTACAATCTTTGCATATCGAGTCCAGTCCAAGGCTACTTAGCTTGACCATCTTTGACTGCCAGAATCTCAAGTCTCTCCACCTCAAAACTTCCAAACTTCGATCTTTTCGATACCGCGGTTTTGTCCCTCATATTTGGAGGGAACATCATTTTAACTTGGCAGACGCCATGCTTGATTTCAGGCAAGGCCCCGGCTACGGCGGATTCAAAAGTAGCGACTTTGATCCTATGTTGTTAACCATTAAAAATGCTCAAGTTCTCACACTATGCAAATGGACTTTCCAG ACATTGATCTGGCCATCCCTTTTGCCTCTACAAGCAAACTTCATATTCTACAAGCTGAAAGAGCTATGGTGGATTGATAACTGGGAAGAAAGATTCAGCATTGATCCTCTAATATCCTTCATTAAATTATGTCCAGCTTTGGAGCAACTCTATATAACT AATGATCCTAAAAGCTACTGCATGGCAAGGACAGCTCTGCCCTGGAAGAAAGTCAATGCCCAAACAAAATTGGCCCATCTGAAAATGATAAAGTTGGTGGGGTTTACTACTGAAGAGGATGAAACCACTTTGGCAGAGCATATAAGAGAACGGTTGAGCCACTGA